In Alcaligenes faecalis, the sequence TTTCGTCAAATTCTGTGTCAACGAACTCGAAGTCATACAGCGAAAACACACAACCACACTGGCTGCAGATGAAGCCCTCCTCTGCCATTTCTACACCCTCAAAGTCGTTATCTAGAAAGGGTGTCATAGCTGGGCCTCCAACTGGGTACGCACATCACGGGCCGTTGGGTGCCCTTGGGCCTCCGCCTGTTTAAGTAGCTTATAGGCCAGATCAATGTCCTGTTCAACCCCTTGACCAGTTGCCAAACACCGCGCTTGGTTAGTCAGCCCGACTGCTGAGCCCATTTGGGCTGCCTCCGAGAAAAGAATCCAGGCCAAGTGATGATTTGGTGCACCGCACTGACCGTTGAATTCGATCGCGCCCAACACATTGAGCGCATCGCCATTCCCATACTTTGCAGACATTTTGAGCCAATAACGTGCTTCACGCGAGTCAACCGGGATACCTTCGCCGTTTAGGTACATCAGCCCGAGGTTTAATGCAGCGTCAGCATCGCCCGCGTTGGCAGCTATACGAAACAGTCGTCGCGCTTTCACGACATTTTTACCAACTCCGTTGCCATGTAGGAAGCACAGCCCCAGGTTCAAGATAGGCATGACGTGATTGAGTTTACGGGCCGAGCGAGCAGCCGCCCGGTAAAGGGCAAAGGACTCAGGTGTGGATACTCCACCATTCTGATGGTCGAGGATGGTCGCCACCGTATTAAGGCTGTGATCGTCGCCCAGCCGAGCGGCATGTATCAGCAGATTGATGGCACGATTTCGGTCTTTGTGCACCCCATTGCCATTGAGGTAGATCATTCCCAGGCAGCCGATCGAAGCGGCGATACCGCCCTCAGCAGCTAGCTCAAAATGCTGGATAGCGTCGGGGATGCTTTTGGGAAAGTTTTCAGCCCCCTCCAAGTACATCCCACCCAGGTTATGGTGGGCAGTAAGTAGACCAAGTTCGGCTGCACGCTCGTACAGCTCGGCCGCTTTGATGAAATTACGACCATGGCCTAACCCTTCGCTGTACATCCAGCCAAGGTTAAAGGCGGCCATTGGATGTCCTTTCTCCTGCGCTTCCTGAAAGCGCTGCTGGGCCGTGTTGTAGTCTTTCTTCCAAAGAGCTGATAGTCCAGCGTGGTACAAGCGATCCTTCAGCTCGCGCCCTGTGGGATCATCGGCGATAGAATTATCAGCGTTTCGAAGAGTAACCCATTCCGGAGTAAACACATCCCGGCAAAGCCAAAATGGAACCGGTGAACGGCTGCATACCGCCCACTTGCCATCACCCATAGGCTTTATGTACGGCTCAGCGTCGACAAAGTTGTCACGCCATACGCCGTCGATTTCCGTTTTGCTCAGGGTGTGATTCAGAGCTGCTTGCCAGATCTCAATGCGCTCCGCTGGGCTAAGCTTAAAGGCCACGGGAAGCGGCCAGCGCCAGATTTCTGCTGGCATCGAGATTCCATACGCCTGCTTTAATGCACGACTCAAGCGCTCAAATATTGCAGCGCCGAACGGGATGGGGGAGTGTTTGAGCTGACCATTCAGGAGCTCATTGCTGGACCTGTTTGTAAGCGCGTGAGACACAAGCTCGCGAACAGCACTTAGGCTGCCGTCGAAGTCAGGATGGTGTTGCTTGAGATGCTGCTGAAGGGCTTTAACGAATGGGCTGAACTGATCTTTATCGATCATGGCTAACTCCGATATCCAATCCCTCCCCCAATATCGAGTTAGAACCATAGCAATTGTGAACTGCATTGAGTTCAGATGCTGGCGTTACAGAAGGCGATTCGGTAGGGGAGGGATGCCCTGGCTCACCTTAGGCTCTTCGAGCCGCTTAGCCAGCGGTCATACTTTAGAGGATATCTGCTAGAGAATCAAGGGACAAGATGAGTAGTCAGCTTCGCTGCTGATACTGGCGAGTCCCTTACTAATTACATCTCCAGGCCTGCTAAACCCCTCCAGCAACGATCGAAGAAGCGGCACCGCCCCAAAGTGCAGGTGCCGCACTCAACGTTAAGGCTGAGGCTGAATCAACAGCATCGTGCTGGTTTG encodes:
- a CDS encoding SEL1-like repeat protein, with protein sequence MIDKDQFSPFVKALQQHLKQHHPDFDGSLSAVRELVSHALTNRSSNELLNGQLKHSPIPFGAAIFERLSRALKQAYGISMPAEIWRWPLPVAFKLSPAERIEIWQAALNHTLSKTEIDGVWRDNFVDAEPYIKPMGDGKWAVCSRSPVPFWLCRDVFTPEWVTLRNADNSIADDPTGRELKDRLYHAGLSALWKKDYNTAQQRFQEAQEKGHPMAAFNLGWMYSEGLGHGRNFIKAAELYERAAELGLLTAHHNLGGMYLEGAENFPKSIPDAIQHFELAAEGGIAASIGCLGMIYLNGNGVHKDRNRAINLLIHAARLGDDHSLNTVATILDHQNGGVSTPESFALYRAAARSARKLNHVMPILNLGLCFLHGNGVGKNVVKARRLFRIAANAGDADAALNLGLMYLNGEGIPVDSREARYWLKMSAKYGNGDALNVLGAIEFNGQCGAPNHHLAWILFSEAAQMGSAVGLTNQARCLATGQGVEQDIDLAYKLLKQAEAQGHPTARDVRTQLEAQL